Part of the Arthrobacter sp. MMS18-M83 genome is shown below.
AAACCCTGACCGATTGCGGCATCCCCGCCGTCGATCTTCACGGCAACCTGTCGCAGAATGCCCGTGACCGTAACCTTGCCGAGTTTGCCAGCGGCGAGGTCCGGGTCCTGGTGGCCACGGACGTCGCAGCCCGCGGCGTGCACGTTGACGACGTCGAACTCGTCATCCACGTAGACCCGCCCACAGAGCACAAGGCATACCTGCACCGCTCCGGCCGTACGGCCCGCGCAGGTTCAGACGGCACCGTGGTCACGCTGACGCTTCCCGAGCAGCAGTCCGACGTCAAGAAGCTCATGAAGGCTGCCGGCGTCGACGTCTCGTTCGAGCGCGTCACGGCCAGCTCCCCGCTGGTTGCCCAGCTCGTGGGCCAGGTTGCCGACAAGGTTGACCCCCGCACCCGTGCGGCATTGCTCGCAGCGAAGACCCAGCAGCAGGGTGGCGGCACCTCCACTGGTGCCAATGCCCAGCGCAAGCGCAACCGCCGCACCACCCAGGCTGCACCCACTGCGGGTGGCCGTGGTGGTCGCGGTGGCCGTGGCAAGGTTGGCTCCGAGCCGGTACGCACCGACATCAACCGTGCGGATCGTCGCGCAGCAGCGAACGACGACGTCGCCCGCAGCTCGCGTGGTCGCGGCAACTCTGCTTCCACTCACCGCAACGACGTGCCCGCTGCACAGGGCCAGAACGGTCGCAGCGGCCGTCCGGCGACTGGTCAGCGTGCTGCCGGCGGCAACCGCTCGGCGTCGGCCCCGCGTACCGAGTCCGCAACTGCTACGCGCAGCAGCGGCAACAAGTCCGTCTGGTCCTCGAACACCGGCGGCAACTCCGGTGGCTCGTACGGCTCCGGCTCGGGTAACTCGGGTTCGGGTCGCCCGGCCCGCAGCGGCCCGCGCCGTGCCTCGGCTCCGGCGTCGAACGAGCGTCGCAGCCGCTAGGCACTCCGGCCGCTGGGCCAGCTGTGCTCTAGGTACTCCGCAGGACATGCTCAACGTTGGTAGCAAGGAGTGGACATATTCCTGATATGTCCACTCCCGGGCTCGAAGAATGAGCATGTCCCTAGGGATTACCAGCCGCGCTCGCGCCATTCTGCAAGGTGTGGCCGCTCCGCGCCAAGCGTCGTCGGATCTCCATGGCCAGGATGCACCACCGTGTCATCCGGGTAAGCCTCGAACAGTCGTTCCGTTACGTCGTTCAACAGCGACGTGAAGCGGGCGGCATCGTTCTGCGTGTTGCCAACCCCTCCCGGGAACAACGAGTCGCCGCTGAAAATGTGCGTGGGCCCTTCCGGGTCCTGGTACACGTAGGCGATTGAACCCGGGGTATGGCCGCGCAAGTGCACCGAAGTGATGTCGAAACCGTCGAAGTTTCCCACATCGCCATGGTGCAGCGGTACGGCCACGGGTACCGGCAGCGCGGCCGCGTCGTCCGCTCCGGCCGAGGTCTTAGCGCCCGTGGCTTCCACCAACCCGGGAAGCGCGCGGACGTGGTCCCAATGCTGGTGCGTCGTGGCGATCAGGGCCAGCTTCGGTGTGGCCTTGGTGTCCGCGGCCGAGTCCTCGATCATCTGTTGGATGGCCGGAAGGTCGTCCGCGGCGTCGATCAGGAGCTGCGCACCGCTTGCCTTCGCGGTGAGCAGGTACACGTTGTTGTTCATCTCGCTGACCGAGATTCGCCGGATGGTGATGTCACGCAGTGAATGAATGAGTGAGTCCATTCGTCCACTCTACGGAAGCCGCGTGCGGCCTACCGACTACTCGCGGCCCTGCGAAACCCAGGTGGGATCCGCGGACCGTGAGCCGACGACGGCGTCCGCGGCGCCGTCGAGCACGTCTAGTTGGGCGGCACTCAACTGGAGGGACAGGGCGCCGAGGTTTTCGTCGATCCGGTGCGCCTTGCGTGTGCCGGGGATGGGGACCACGCTGAGCTGGAGGCGGCGGCCTTTGGCGAAAAGCCAGGCCAAAGCCAGCTGGGCGGGAGTTGCATCCCGGCCAGTGCTCTCGGACAGTTCCGCGGCGACGGCGCGAACCGCGGCGACAACCAATTGGTTGGCGTCGAGGGCGCCGTCGGCAAAACGGGGGATGCGGTGCCGGAAATCGTTCTCCCCGAGTTGATCGGCGCTGACGGTTCCGGTGAGAAAGCCCCGGCCAAGCGGCGAATAAGGTACGAAACCCACACCAAGCTCAGCCGCAGTCGGGACGACGTTGCGTTCAACGTCCCGGCTCCAGATGGACCACTCGCTCTGCACGGCGGAGATCGGGTGCACGGCGTTGGCCTCCCTCAGCTCCTCGGCTGTCACTTCCGACAAGCCCAGGTGCCGGACCTTGCCTGCCCGGACAAGCTCGGCCATGGCCTCCACGGTTTCCACAATCGGAACGCGGAGGTCACGGCGGTGCATGTAGTAGAGGTCAATAACGTCAGTGCCCAGGCGGCGGAGGCTCGCTTCTGCCGCCTGGGTCACGTAGGCGGTATCTCCCCGGACGTCGGTGTAACCATCGCGCGGGTTGCCCACGATTCCAAACTTGGTGGCTAACTGGACCTCGTCGCGGCGATCCTGCAGCAGTTTTCCGATCAGTTCCTCGTTGTCGCCCGCGCCGTAAATATCTGCGGTGTCAATGAAGCTGATCCCGGCATCCACCGCATGGTGCAGCGTCTTGAGGGATTCGGCGGGATCCACCTCGCCATAAACGGGCGTCAATGCCATCCCGCCGAAACCGAGGGGGCTTACGGTCAGGCCGTCGCCTAGCTGTACGTTCGTGGTTTCCGGGCTCATGGTGGTTCTCCTTCGCCGAGTGTTCGTCTCATTGCTGGCAACTCCGCGGGGCGGGGGAGTATTCCGCCTGCTTGGGGCTTATGGTTGGGCCGGTTCTGATACCTCATCGTGCTTCTCCGTAGGCAGGGCCTTCAGACCGGCCGCACAGCCCACGATTCCGGTAATGAACAGCAGCTTGAGCGGGCTGGCCGGTTCGACGCCGGTTGTCATCGCCCAGCCGACCGTCAGTGCCGCGCCGATCCCGACCCAGACCGCGTAGGCCGTGCCAAGGGGAATGCGCTTCACCGCGAGGCCGAGGCCGATCATGCTGAGGGCCGCCGTCACGGTGAAGACCACGGTGGGCGCGGCCTGGCTGAACCCGTCGGACAGTCCGAGGGCAGTCGCCCACACAGCTTCGAGTACGGCGGAGGCCAGCAAAATGGCCCATGCAAACTTAGGGGTCATGGCTACGCCACCACCTTCAAGCCGACCACGCACACACCGATCCCGGCGAGCAGGAGCAGCCGTGCCGCCGTCGGGCGCTCAACTTTGGTGATCATCGCGTAAGCCGCTGTAAGAACGACACCGACTCCCACCCACACCGCGTAGGCGGTGCCGGTCGGGATGGATTGCATCGCGAAAGCCAGGCCCGCGGTGCTCGCAATCACGGTGACCAGGAAGATGGTGGAGGGGAGCGGCTTGCGGAAGCCGTTGGAACGGTGGAGGGCTGCGGCCCAGACGGCCTCGAGGGCACCGGACAGAATGAGGATTAACCACGACATGACAGATCCTTTGGCCAGTCTTGTCGCGTGCCGGGTACTGAACCGTCGTCCGGAGGTCCCTGTGCGGGCCTTCCTTCTAGGCTAGCAAATCCCGACGCCGGGCGGCCAGCTTGGAGGCGAGGCTCACCCGGTCGCGAGGCTTGCCGGGGGGACATGTCCAGTCGCGAGCATTGCCAAGGGACATGTCCAGCGCTGGGCTCAGCGAGTGGGCATGTTGTGGTCACCATGAGGGACATGTCCAGCGCTGGGCTCAGCGGATGCACACGTTGGCATTATGTCCAGTGCTGGGACCTAGGAGTGCACATGCTCCACGCGGTCGATCGAGATAACGGCCAGGAACCCACGGCCCAGGATTTCGGGGCTGCGGGTGTCCGAACCTACTACGGCGTCGTAGCGGGCGAGTTCGACTGGCTCGGACGCGGTAAGCGCGGCCTCAGCTTCACCGTCCGCGGCGTCGGCAGGCTCCGCCCCGGGTGTGACAGAAGCCTTGCCCTCCAAGAGGACGGCCATCTGACCTTCGAACACCGGGTGCGCGCGCTTCTTCGAGAGCTCGATGATGGACGTGTAACCCTTGAATTCGCCCGCCCGGGCAATCACGTTGAGGTCCCGGATGTCGCCGGTGGGGAGTGAGCTGGAAGAGGCTGCCTCACCCGAGAACCGGAAGGGCCGATACTTTTCCAACGGGTGCTCTTCGCCGGCCACCGTGAGCAGCAGCAACTCGCCGTCGATCACTGTGATGACGCGCTCCATGCCGGGGAACGTCGAGAAATCGCCGGCCGATCCGACGTCGGCGATGCTGACGCGCCAGTCCCACGCGCCGTCCTGCGCCGATGCTGCTTTCGGATGGCTGGCCAGTTCGCGGGTCACCCCGCCGCCGTTGCGCCACGGTTCAGGTCTGAGCTCGGCAAAACGGATGATCTCCATATGCTCCAGCCTAGCCCGAGCCCGCCTTTGGCCGGCTGAACGCTCGCGTAACATCGGCGCAATCTTGGCACGGTTCAACAATCGCTGGGGCCCTTGCTAACGTCGTAGGGAGATAAACGGTTGGAGGCACGGAATGTTCGTCAAAGTGTGTGGCTTGAGCACGCCTGAATCCGTGCAGGCCGCCGTCGAGTCCGGCGCAGACGCCGTGGGTTTCGTACTGACGAAGAGTCCGCGCGAGGTATCGCCCGACCGTGCCCGAGACTTGCTGGTCCATGTACCGGAAGGTGTCGCCGCCGTCGGAGTCTTCCGCCACGAGACCGCCGCCGACGCCGTCGCAACCGCCCGCGAGGCCGGTCTCGAATGGGTCCAGTTGCACGGAAGCCGCACGCCGGAAGATATTAAGGCCGTGCACGACGCCGGGATGCGGCTGGTCAGGGCCGTCACCATGGGTGCCGCTCCGGAGGAGTTCGAGGAGTGGGGCGAGGAACTGCTCCTGATCGACGCCGCCGTGCCCGGCTCGGGGGAGTCGTGGGACTATTCATCAGTCCGGAAACTGGGCCTGGGTGAGCGCCAATGGTTGTTGGCCGGAGGGTTGACCCCGTCCAATGTCGGAGCGGCAGCGCGGGAAGCCGAAGCCTGGGGCGTTGACGTGTCCAGCGGAGTGGAGTCGTCCCGTGGCGTGAAGGACCTCGACCTCGTGCGTGCCTTCGTCAAGGCCGCGAAAGCCTGACGCCCCCCACCCAAACGCTCGCTCACCTTTGGTGCGTTTTGGACGCTCGCTCACCTATAGAGCGCCTTTGGCGCGATGCTCCTGCAGATGATGTGATCGAGGGTTCGAGGATTGGCCCCCAAAAGTGAGCGAGCGTCGCAAGAAACCTTTGACAGCCGTCGTTCGGCGTCGCATATTTAACATATCAATTAATTAGCGGCATGGTTAAATCCAGAGGCCCCAAACATGTCCACAGATCGGCTCAGTCTCATCTTCTCGGCCCTCGCCGACCCCACCCGAAGGGCAATTCTGGCCCGGCTTTCGGAGGGTGAAGCCACCGTGAACGAGCTCGCCGAACCGTTCGACATCAGCCTTCCCGCCGTCTCGCGGCACCTCAAAGTCCTGGAAATCGCAGGGCTGATCAGCCGGAGCCGGAATGCGCAATGGAGATCTTCCAAATTGGAAGCGGAACCACTGCGCGAAGCCACCGAATGGATGGACACATACAGGCGATTCTGGGATGCGAGCTTTACCCGCCTCGATGCCCACCTACGCAAGATTCAGCACGATTCAAAGGATCCAGGAGTCAAGCAATGAACAAGGAACAGCACATCCTCACCATGACCCGCGAGTTCGATGCCCCACGGGAGCTCGTCTTCGAGGCATTCATGGATCCCGATCAGCTCGCCGCATGGTTCGGGCCCGTGGGTGTTGCTTCGCCGCGCGACCGGATTGTCGTGGAACCCAGGGTGGGCGGCGTCTGGCAGCTCGTCATGACCTGGAATGAGGACGGCGCCCCCAAGGAATCGCCTATTGACGCTGTCATCACCGCTTACGATCCGCCCGCCTTGCTGGTCGCCACGCAAAAAGCAGAGCCCGACGCCGGGATCACGCTTCTGCTGGAAATGCGCCTTGAGTTCGAGGTGTTGGAGGGCGACCGCACTCTGCTTCATCTCACCCAAGGGCCCTTTGACTCCGACGAATGGGTTGAAATGACCCGCGAGGGGTGGGGTACCTCGTTCACCAAGCTGGACACCCTGCTGGTGCGGGATTAGGGAAGCGGGCCAAAGGGCGCCAGAAGTCAACTTGGAAGGTCGGGGACCGTTCGGGCTACACTCCACGGCGGGGACAGAATGCCATTGACTCTGGAGACCGAACGGTTCCGGAGACAGACGATCAAGCAGAATGCGACCTTTGAAAATCCTTGTGAAACCTTTTAACCCGGGGTTTTCGTGGCCAGCTGGCGCGAGTGGCGCGTTAAAGCAGTGAAAGGGTGCTCTGAGCTGGGAAAATAGTGGTATTCGACGCCATATTTTCCTGATCGTGAGGAGCACCCTTTCGATGCATCATTTTACCCGGCTTTTCCCTGCTGCAGCGGTTGGCTTCACCGGCCAGTCACTG
Proteins encoded:
- a CDS encoding HutD/Ves family protein; translation: MEIIRFAELRPEPWRNGGGVTRELASHPKAASAQDGAWDWRVSIADVGSAGDFSTFPGMERVITVIDGELLLLTVAGEEHPLEKYRPFRFSGEAASSSSLPTGDIRDLNVIARAGEFKGYTSIIELSKKRAHPVFEGQMAVLLEGKASVTPGAEPADAADGEAEAALTASEPVELARYDAVVGSDTRSPEILGRGFLAVISIDRVEHVHS
- a CDS encoding DMT family transporter, with translation MSWLILILSGALEAVWAAALHRSNGFRKPLPSTIFLVTVIASTAGLAFAMQSIPTGTAYAVWVGVGVVLTAAYAMITKVERPTAARLLLLAGIGVCVVGLKVVA
- a CDS encoding DMT family transporter; protein product: MTPKFAWAILLASAVLEAVWATALGLSDGFSQAAPTVVFTVTAALSMIGLGLAVKRIPLGTAYAVWVGIGAALTVGWAMTTGVEPASPLKLLFITGIVGCAAGLKALPTEKHDEVSEPAQP
- a CDS encoding DEAD/DEAH box helicase, which translates into the protein MTTFAALGTPKAIAESLAADGIEEAFPIQVKTLPDTLAGRDVLGRGRTGSGKTIAFAIPLVARLAEREAKHFRKPGRPMGLVLAPTRELATQINATIEPLAKAMGLNTTVIYGGISQARQEKALRAGVDIVIACPGRLEDLIRQRILTLEAVEITVLDEADHMADLGFLPVVKKLMDMTPTQGQRLLFSATLDNGVDKLVNRYLSNPLTHSVDDPQAAVTTMEHHVLVVNDQTVKKQLIVELASGAGRRLLFMRTKHHARKLAKTLTDCGIPAVDLHGNLSQNARDRNLAEFASGEVRVLVATDVAARGVHVDDVELVIHVDPPTEHKAYLHRSGRTARAGSDGTVVTLTLPEQQSDVKKLMKAAGVDVSFERVTASSPLVAQLVGQVADKVDPRTRAALLAAKTQQQGGGTSTGANAQRKRNRRTTQAAPTAGGRGGRGGRGKVGSEPVRTDINRADRRAAANDDVARSSRGRGNSASTHRNDVPAAQGQNGRSGRPATGQRAAGGNRSASAPRTESATATRSSGNKSVWSSNTGGNSGGSYGSGSGNSGSGRPARSGPRRASAPASNERRSR
- a CDS encoding SRPBCC family protein → MNKEQHILTMTREFDAPRELVFEAFMDPDQLAAWFGPVGVASPRDRIVVEPRVGGVWQLVMTWNEDGAPKESPIDAVITAYDPPALLVATQKAEPDAGITLLLEMRLEFEVLEGDRTLLHLTQGPFDSDEWVEMTREGWGTSFTKLDTLLVRD
- a CDS encoding ArsR/SmtB family transcription factor, with the protein product MSTDRLSLIFSALADPTRRAILARLSEGEATVNELAEPFDISLPAVSRHLKVLEIAGLISRSRNAQWRSSKLEAEPLREATEWMDTYRRFWDASFTRLDAHLRKIQHDSKDPGVKQ
- a CDS encoding phosphoribosylanthranilate isomerase, with protein sequence MFVKVCGLSTPESVQAAVESGADAVGFVLTKSPREVSPDRARDLLVHVPEGVAAVGVFRHETAADAVATAREAGLEWVQLHGSRTPEDIKAVHDAGMRLVRAVTMGAAPEEFEEWGEELLLIDAAVPGSGESWDYSSVRKLGLGERQWLLAGGLTPSNVGAAAREAEAWGVDVSSGVESSRGVKDLDLVRAFVKAAKA
- a CDS encoding aldo/keto reductase is translated as MSPETTNVQLGDGLTVSPLGFGGMALTPVYGEVDPAESLKTLHHAVDAGISFIDTADIYGAGDNEELIGKLLQDRRDEVQLATKFGIVGNPRDGYTDVRGDTAYVTQAAEASLRRLGTDVIDLYYMHRRDLRVPIVETVEAMAELVRAGKVRHLGLSEVTAEELREANAVHPISAVQSEWSIWSRDVERNVVPTAAELGVGFVPYSPLGRGFLTGTVSADQLGENDFRHRIPRFADGALDANQLVVAAVRAVAAELSESTGRDATPAQLALAWLFAKGRRLQLSVVPIPGTRKAHRIDENLGALSLQLSAAQLDVLDGAADAVVGSRSADPTWVSQGRE
- a CDS encoding MBL fold metallo-hydrolase, yielding MDSLIHSLRDITIRRISVSEMNNNVYLLTAKASGAQLLIDAADDLPAIQQMIEDSAADTKATPKLALIATTHQHWDHVRALPGLVEATGAKTSAGADDAAALPVPVAVPLHHGDVGNFDGFDITSVHLRGHTPGSIAYVYQDPEGPTHIFSGDSLFPGGVGNTQNDAARFTSLLNDVTERLFEAYPDDTVVHPGHGDPTTLGAERPHLAEWRERGW